A window of Hydrogenophilus thermoluteolus genomic DNA:
CTCGCGTTGCCATCGATCTATTTTGCGCATGAGCGTCCCTGTGTTCGCCGCGGACGTTTGTTGGCGCCCGTGACGCCGCTCACCCCGCCCAAAGAGGGAGAAGTGGTCGAGCCGGTTTGGGTCCGTTTCCGCACTGTAGGTGACATGACGTGTACCGCGCCGGTGGAAAGTCGGGCGACCACGGTGGAAGCGATCATTCGCGAGACGGCCGAGACGATGATTTCGGAACGGGGCGCGACGCGGCTCGACGATCAAACCCATGAGGCATCGATGGAACAACGCAAACGCGAGGGGTATTTCTGATGAGTGACGTATTGCGGTTCATGACGTGCGGGAGCGTCGATGATGGCAAGAGCACGTTGATTGGGCGGCTGCTCTACGATACGCGAGCCGTCTTGGTCGATACGTTGGAAGGGGTGAGTCATGCCAGCGAACGGAGGGGGTTGTCGCGGATCGATTTGTCGCTCCTCACGGATGGGTTGATCGCGGAGCGGGAGCAGGGCATCACCATCGACGTGGCGTACCGCTATTTCAGTACGGGACGACGCAATTTCATCATCGCCGACGCACCGGGTCACGAACAATACACGCGAAATATGGTCACCGCAGCCAGTACGGCTGAGCTGGCCGTGTTGATGGTCGACGTGCGTCAGGGATTGACGACGCAAACGCGGCGGCACGCGTTGTTGTGCGAGCTGATGGGAATTCCCCATCTGGTGATCGCCGTGAACAAGATGGATTTGGTCGGTTACGACCCCGAACCGTTCGCCGCGGTGCAAGCGGCGTTCGAAACCTTTGCGGTGCAGGCGCAATTGCGGGCCGATCGACGCTATCTGCCGATTTCGGCGCTCGAAGGGGACATGGTAGTCGAACGGGGGGAGCGGATGCCTTGGTATCACGGCCCCACCCTGCTCGAAGTGCTGGAGTCGGTCCCTTCTGCCCACACGGGCAAAGCAGAGTCTTTTCGATTCCCTGTGCAATGGGTGTGCCGACCCCAAGCCGCGGACGATCCCACACTGCACGATTACCGGGGCTATGCGGGAATGGTGGCTTCCGGTTCGGTTGCCGTAGGGGATGCGGTGACTGTGTTGCCAGCAGGGTTAGCGACGACGGTGCTCGCGATCGAATTGGGGGGACGGTCCTTGACGGCTGCACGGGCGGGCCAGTCGGTGATGCTCCGGCTGCAAGACGATTTGGATGTTTCGCGCGGCGACATGATCGTGCGCAGCGACGAACCCCTGCCGGCGGTAACGCGCACGTTGGTAGCCGATCTGGCGTGGCTTGCGAATGGTCCGCTCGATCCACGTCGCGTTTACGGGTTGCGGCAAACGACCCGTGAGGTGAAAGCGAAGATCGATTCGATCGAATATCGCTGGGACGTGGCGTCGATGCGGCGTGAGGATGTCGATACGCTCACCGCGAACGACATCGGGCGGGTGCGCGTGAAGCTTTCGGCGCCGATCGTCGCGGAACGTTACGAACAAGACCGCGCTTTGGGGGCGTTCATCCTTTTCGATCCCGCAACGGGCGACACGGTCGCAGGCGGTGTGATTCGTGAATGGGCGTGAACGAAAAAAAGCCCCGCTTTCGTGAGCGGGGCCAACACCAGGGAGTGATCGGTTATTTGACGCCGTAGTAGTAGCGAGCGGCTTCTTTGAGTGGCATCGGTTTGATCTTGTCGGCCATGCCAGTGCACCCGAACGCTTGGTAGCGCGCCACGCAAATTGCTTTCGCGGCGGCGCGGGCGGGTTTCAAATATTCGCGTGGGTCGAACTTCGACGGATTTTCGGCAAGAAAACGACGAATCGCAGCGGTCATCGCCAAACGAATATCGGTATCGATATTGACCTTGCGAACGCCGTATTTGATTGCCGTTTGGATCTCTTCGACCGGCACGCCGTAGGTCTCTTTCATCTCGCCGCCGAACTGGCGAATCTCTTCGAGCAGTTCCTGCGGGACGCTCGAAGAGCCGTGCATCACGAGGTGGGTGTTGGGGATCTTGGCATGAATTGCTTTGACCCGGTCGATCGCGAGGATATCCCCGGTGGGTTTGCGGCTGAATTTGTACGCGCCGTGGCTGGTGCCGATCGCGATCGCAAGCGCATCCACACCCGTCTGGTCGACGAAATCTTTTGCTTGGTCGGGGTCCGTCAGCAGCATCGAGTGGTCCAGCGTCCCTTCTGCGCCGACACCATCCTCTTTCCCCGCCTGGCCGGTTTCGAGCGAACCCAGGCAGCCAAGCTCGCCTTCGACCGAGACGCCCACCGAGTGGGCGATTTCCGATACTTTGCGGGTGACCTCGACGTTGTATTCGTAGGAGGAGGGGGTTTTCTGGTCTTCAAGGAGGGAGCCGTCCATCATCACACTGGAAAAGCCCAAGCGAATCGCCTGCACGCAGACGGCAGGGGAGGCGCCGTGGTCTTGATGCATGCAGACCGGGATATCGGGGTAGGCTTCGATCGCCGCCGTGACGAGGTGCGCAAGGAACGTCTCACCGGCGTATTTGCGCGCACCGGCCGAGGCTTGCAGGATCACGGGGCTGCGGGTTTCTGCGGCCGCTTCCATGATCGCCTGAACCTGTTCGAGGTTGTTCACGTTGAACGCGGGAACGCCGTAGCCGTGTTCGGCGGCGTGGTCGAGCAGTTGTCGCAACGAGATGAGTGCCATCGGGTACCTCCTTAGCTTGAAACGGAGCCCGCACGATGCGAGCGCCCTTGGGTGAAAACCGGTCAGTCCACAGCGCGTTTGGCGAGGATTTCGATCGCGGGCAGCACTTTGCCTTCGAGCATCTCCAAAAAGGCGCCACCGCCGGTCGAGATGTAATCCACTTGGTCAGCAATCCCGAATTTTTCGATCGCAGCGATCGTGTCGCCACCGCCGGCGA
This region includes:
- the fba gene encoding class II fructose-bisphosphate aldolase (catalyzes the reversible aldol condensation of dihydroxyacetonephosphate and glyceraldehyde 3-phosphate in the Calvin cycle, glycolysis, and/or gluconeogenesis); translation: MALISLRQLLDHAAEHGYGVPAFNVNNLEQVQAIMEAAAETRSPVILQASAGARKYAGETFLAHLVTAAIEAYPDIPVCMHQDHGASPAVCVQAIRLGFSSVMMDGSLLEDQKTPSSYEYNVEVTRKVSEIAHSVGVSVEGELGCLGSLETGQAGKEDGVGAEGTLDHSMLLTDPDQAKDFVDQTGVDALAIAIGTSHGAYKFSRKPTGDILAIDRVKAIHAKIPNTHLVMHGSSSVPQELLEEIRQFGGEMKETYGVPVEEIQTAIKYGVRKVNIDTDIRLAMTAAIRRFLAENPSKFDPREYLKPARAAAKAICVARYQAFGCTGMADKIKPMPLKEAARYYYGVK
- a CDS encoding sulfate adenylyltransferase subunit 1 — its product is MSDVLRFMTCGSVDDGKSTLIGRLLYDTRAVLVDTLEGVSHASERRGLSRIDLSLLTDGLIAEREQGITIDVAYRYFSTGRRNFIIADAPGHEQYTRNMVTAASTAELAVLMVDVRQGLTTQTRRHALLCELMGIPHLVIAVNKMDLVGYDPEPFAAVQAAFETFAVQAQLRADRRYLPISALEGDMVVERGERMPWYHGPTLLEVLESVPSAHTGKAESFRFPVQWVCRPQAADDPTLHDYRGYAGMVASGSVAVGDAVTVLPAGLATTVLAIELGGRSLTAARAGQSVMLRLQDDLDVSRGDMIVRSDEPLPAVTRTLVADLAWLANGPLDPRRVYGLRQTTREVKAKIDSIEYRWDVASMRREDVDTLTANDIGRVRVKLSAPIVAERYEQDRALGAFILFDPATGDTVAGGVIREWA